CCCTTCCCCACTGAAACCCATACACAAATTCCAAGTAGGTAGCCAGGCCCATGGGATTTTGCTCCCATAAGTAATTTCATCAGGTAGAAAACAGAAGTCAAACTTTTCTACAGTAAAGATGCAAAAGGGTAGGGAGGGTTAGATTTCCCAGAATGGGTGAAGATCTGAAATCAGATGGagccagaaggaagaggaagctgcTTGCTAAGGTGCCTCAGTAAAATCCTAGGAACATAACAAGATCCCAGAGGGGCTGGCTGCGTGATGGCCCAGAGGCTATGTAAACTGGGTCAGTGGGCACCACAAGCTGGTGAGCTGATGACCAGAGTTTCCCTTCCACCTGCCACACCCCTCTCCCAAATTTTGATACTCTATGGCTTAGGGCAGATAGGGGAGCTATGAAGACTGAAATTCTTGCAAGCCCAGTTGGCTAGAGGCTCAGAGTTGAAtttagtaaagaagaaaattggaatgCTTTATCCTTTGCATGCCTGAGTTTATAAACTGAAATCCATATCAATTATACTACTTAAAACTAGCACGTTCTTTAAAAGGTCTACATCTATTagattcatatttattatttattcctaaAAACATGCTCGAGGTTAAACATTAGAAGGGATATTGCCTCTTCCAATCCTTTCAGTCTGccgtattttttaatatttgtatgtttattaatCTTCCTGATCAGATTGTAAGCTTGTTAAAAGCAGGAACTATGTCTTCTTCATTTCCGTACCCCAAACAGAGTAATGGCTCAATAACTACTGGAACTGAACTCAgctttaaattttccagttttccaaatTGGAAATATGGTTTGACCAGGACTGAATATAATGAAAAGATCATCTCAAATTTCCTCCATGCTCTTACCCTACTGTATTACAAACGTCATTACTAGATTGACCACCTCCTATAATATTTCATAGATCATTCAAATATATCACAGTAAATAAGATAGTAGTGtatcaaaaataaaagcatgaatgACTCTGACCTGAAGCATCAATTGGGTCAAGGGTAAATCCTTCCTCTTCATGTGATAATGTGGTTTCATCCATGTTCTCAGTTTTAGATAGACACACATACTCTGGATTATCTGTCTCTACTAGTCCACATCACCATGAAAGgaattacaaaaaaataatggTTATGTTACAAGCTAGAGGACTATATGGGAATTAAAGTGAAAGATAAACTAATTGAAGATTTATATTGCTAACTAGAGCCACGTCTGAATTCTTTTAGAATCATATATTTAATAGAGCTGAAGAGGCTCAGAGATTATATGGCCTGGGACCCACAGTGTCTAGGTGAGTCAAGTATCGTCACCTTCTTTCGCACATGTGACATCTAAGGCTGAACTCATCTCAGACTATAGTCACTGTGGAAGTGAAAACAGTGGTACCAGCCAGAACAAATGACTGACAtaaatttgattatatatttgCTAACATCTTCCATTCTGTTAAGtcatttaattattaattgaCTCATAAAGAACcataactaaatatttattgcctatttctttctacattttaaatttctactaTTGTGTTCGGAagcaaatataacagaaaaaagaatgaagaaccaAAATGGTCTAATGGGCCAGCATGTTCTTAAAAGGTCTAGTTATATATTagattcatatttattatttattcctaaAAACATGCTTGAGGTTAAACACGAGAGGGATATTGTCTCTTCTCTTCCAATCCTTTTAGTCTGCCGTATTTTATAGTATTTGTATGTTCATTTATCTTCCTGATTGTACTTTTAATTCTTAAGAAAAATCAGACTAAAAGACCTCAAGTCATTTGAAGTAccatcatataaatttcaagtaGAAAATATCCACACATTTGTAATTTCCCTCAAATTGTATAGTTTGTCAAATCACATCAATAtggtattaatattaatatttaataatcataTTAATGTCAAACATTAATGATGTTTTTaccatgaaatatatataattttaatgattcaAAAGCACAATATTTTCGCAGAGTATTTAAATGTGCTCTCATACCAAATAAACCCAATCCTGGTTAAATAAGCATCACTGCACCTTTCTCAGAACCCAGTTTCCTATTTTCTACTGTTTAGAGTCAGACTAGGAGAGTTTGAGGGACAATGTTCTTTATTATCTTTCACTATACTATACTGCTACTTAAACTCAGAAGTTCTGAGGTTTAATTTGAATATTAGCATCTGTTCAGTTTCTACACAAAGGAAAGTTTCAACATACCCACTAGAGTAGCAGGAGGCTCAGGAGGCAGGGAAATTTCTCTGTTCAAATGCATGTCTTCTGACAGGATATTCTGATCATCTTGTAACAGATTGtcttgaaaaacacaataaatacttTAGTCATACAGAGTTGAATCTGTCATTTGTTCACTAAACATTTATTGGCATTATTAGATGCAAGGAATCATGAatggatacaaaaatgaatgaaccCTACTTAATTAGATCTGATTGGTTACATAGACTATCACATTTCATGGAGGATAAcacagaattttatatatttaacttcctttactttattaaaatctgtttttagatgtttattttcaggaaatatttactaGACTAATACCAAGATAGCAGCTGTGTTACAAAGCCATGTTAAGATTTCAAATCAAGAAGTAAAAATGTtcaggggctgggcctgtggcctagtggttaagtttggcatgctccacttcaccggcctggttcagttcccaggcgtggaccaacaccacttgtcagcagccatgcacatacaaaatagaggaagattggcacagatgttagctcagggcgaatcttcctcagcaaagaaaaaaaaaagtaaaagtgtcAAAACTCCTTTAGTAGAGATCTAAGGTGGAGTCattgtttttttcataattttcaaatttccaaAAGTTTGTCATAACCAACCTTTTAAGGTAaactagagaattttaaaagatctgatGTGTAACAgtcaatatctttaaaatatgtgcatttgGATTTTTCAGTTTCTATGCTATTTCTACAACTACTTTTAatatcataatataaaaataaagtaatataaaatgCTGGACAGATCCTTTAGAATAGGTGTCCCACAATTTCtgttaaacaatttttttttagtatatgatCCAGTATATTTTGTGAAGAATATACTATCACTCTTTcctctctaaaaattaaaattttgtaaaagtaaaaacaagCAGTATTTCATAACCTATCTGGAAAACATGTTTAAACAAATGGCTATTTATTTAGACCTCGCCTAAATGTTTAAATATACCATAAATTTTGAAGACTTACGTAAAAAAGTGTTGATTTATATGACATAAAAGCATATCTGAAATTTTAGTTTGATCTAATAGATCTACTAATATATTACAGTAATTtgattgaaataaatattcaatttctaCAGAACTAGACAGCATACCAATCATTTCTCCTGCAGCGCCTTCATCTCCAAATCCATCTCCACTGTCATAGAacagagatttttctccaatgagGCTTCCAGAACTATGTTCAACTAAAGGACCACTGGAACTCAGCAATACGCTGTCATCAAAGAAGCTATGTCTTCTGAGAATTTCAGGTTCCTCCTCTAAATAAATGTATATCATTACTACTGAGTTAATCATAGAAACACAGAATTTTAGGGTTAGAAGGAAATTCAGATATCATCTTGTATAGctccccctcattttacagacaaggagaaTGAGAGCTCAAAAGCTTATTGGAATTATACATCTGAAGTCACCCAGGTAATCAGTGGAGACTGGGTTTCTACTATAATATTTTTTCCAACACAataggaaaaaaagccaaaacatcAGGACAGAGTTCTTAGTGGCAgtacattttaataatttcccAGGTTATTGTTGGCAGTAGAATGATTTCTTCTACTTTAGGTAGGTCATGTTATGCTTGTTCAAGTACTACTTTGTATTATTTCGAGGACACTTCCTTGTGTTGTTTATCCATAATGTGGTTTAGAAAATAAGGAGCATATCTGCCTCCTTAGGAAAGGAAAGGTGGGCAAATATTAAAGAATAGGCTTAcaacattcattcaataaatatttactgcatgACTGGGTATTAGGCAATATGCTAGGGGTTGGACATACAGtggtaaaaaagacaaaaaccagtCAGCTAACATTaactgagtgcttattatgtgcattattttatatattagaagATACCACTAGAATCCTCATTGCACAGGCAAGGAAACACATCCGCAGAAAGGCTTTGTAACCTGCACACAGTCACACCCTAATATatgacagagctgggatctgaacctagcAGAGACAGTGATAGTATCAGTGTTAGCATTCCGACtggtaaaataatttcaaaatggaGCCTTATGAGACTTCAAAACTCTGAAGACACTGACAGCGGCAGGTAAAATGACCCCTGCTTCAAACTGACCGGCTTCCAGATTGGCCATTAGTGCAGGCatattctttcccttcctcaagTTTGAATCTATGGGTCCAGGAGTCTGAAACTCCAGACGTGAGAGGTTggtcttctccctccctccaacaACCCACATCAGTGCTACTCAGTACAGAAAGTCATGAAGTATCGCTTATACCGAAAATTCTTCTATAGGCCTACAACttctagaaagggagagttgAAAAAGGCAACCTTCACTGTGCTGGACTAAAGATTTGCTCAATAGAAAAGACTTTttcaaaaagaactaaaaatatgtTCACATCTTCCAGGTGTAGCTTGATAGctcccaaaagaaaaatcagcctTGGTCAGTAAGATAATAGCATTTAGGTACAGACACTATATTCTGAGCTCTGAGCATCACGAGAACCTGAGATTACTCGAAAAggttaaagaaataatcattgaCTTCAATCTTATATTGTAATCCAGAAAGGGATGGATTAAGATTAAACGTTTCTTAGAGGACGTTAGGTCTGAGCTAGTTTTTGAAGGAGAGAAATATCACTTATTGGTGGAAAGGACTGAAGGAGGGAATAAGGGAAATAACTCTGTGATGTTGCTAGTAGTATCTCAATTTTACATATAGGgcactaaggctcagagaagctaggTAATTTGCCCAATATCACATAGCAAGTCGATAGAGAAAGGTTAGTTTCAAACCTAGGTCTGTAGGTCTACTAAGAATATGCTTTTCTCTCCTATACTAGAAAAAGGCAAGGACAAACTTATTGGGGGTTATGTTTATATATCAAAAGATTCATTCTAAAGATATTTCTATTGGCATAGAAATAGCTATTTCTATTGGCAtcgttttaatataaaaatgctaaTTTAATTGATTATGActtgtaattttaatttctcaaatattctCACCAAAGTTCCCAGCTTGGAAAAGTAGATCACTGCCATAATCTTCTCTAAGTGTGATTTCTTCTGGTCTGCTCTGGTTCTGAGTAAAGTATTTTGAAACatcaagagcactgtggagaaatACAAGATTGAGGAAAACATGTGAACAGAACACAATGATTTTGCTgtttacagcaaaaaaaaaattcctaaaacaaaaaataggttttattacaaaaataagagattttcattttctcaatagtATTATTTATAAACACTAGTTtattatatgtgcatatatacaaatGATCTCCAGGTTACCAAACCCAGCGGTCAGTTCTCATCCTTGTCTTCTGTACCCTAACCAACAGTATTTGAAATAGATGCTCACTCTCTTCCTCACAGAATACGTTCTCCTCTTGGCTTCTGGGATACTGCTCTCTCCTGATTTCCTTCCTACTTCATTAGCTGCTCCTTTTCCATCTCCTTTATTAGTTCTTTCTCATCTCCCAGACTATTAGCTATTAAGAATGACCCAACACTCAGTCTTCAGAtcgctctctttttttaaaatctacactCATTCCCTTGGAGATCTCTTATGACTCATGGCTGAAGTTCCATCTATAAACTCACAACTCCCAAATTTAAATAGTCCATCCAAACCTCTTTCCTGAATTTCAGACCCAGATATTCAACAGCCTACCTACTCCCCTTGGATGTGTAACAGTCATCTCAAAACTGATGTCCAAAACCTAATTACTTCCTTCACCCCGCCCCCCTTAAACTTGCCATTCCCTGGTTCTCCCAATATCATTAAGCGGTAACTCCATTCTCATGCCAAAATTCACATAGTCATCCttcacttctctccttctcttaaaGCCATGTCcaatcagcaaatcctgttggctcggCCTTCAAAACAGATCCATAATTTGACTGCTACCATCTTGCTAAAATGAAGACTGAGAACTGACCATGGACACTGTCACCTCTCACCTGGACTTCTCACTGTACTAATCTTCTCACgggctctctgcttcctccctctcctccttatACTAAGTAGTCAGAGGGAGCATGTTGAAATCAAGGCGGATCCACTCACTCTCCTATTCAAAACCGGCCTGTGCTCCCtattgagtaaaataaaagtACTAACTGTAGCCTCCAACACCCAGCATCGCCGCATCCCCAgctacctctctgacctcattccTACCGCCTGGACTCTCGTGTCCTCCACTCCCCAGTCTCACttgcctccttgctgttccttgaaaaCGTCCAATGtgctctgcctcagggcctttcctcttatctgcctggaacattcttccccaCATCATGGAGTGATTTGTTCCTTCACCTCTTTCAGGATTCTGTTCTGACCTTATTACAAAAACCTTTCCTGACCattctattattcattttattttattttctatttctctacatAAGGCTGATCATCTCCTGgcatattgtatatttatttatttatttgtttattgtctgtctacCCCAACTAAAATGTAGATTCATGCAGCCAGGAgctgtattttcttcattgctaTCTCCTCAGTGCCCGCCATATGGAAGGCATCCAATAAAGGgttactgaatgaatggatggatataCTGCCAATATTGCAAACTATGTTCCGAAACCATGATGACACATTTTTGGTGTTGTACTTCAAAATTTCACACTAAGTTTGTCTTTGTCAACTGCATCTGTACTTCAGTTGTTAACTACATTCCATTTATGTTCATGAAATCTGAAGAcggaaacaataaaatatcaagaaaatcaaactgaaggaaaacaagtaaaataatttacttcACATTCTGGGTGTCAAAATCATGAAATTCTTCTGGCAATGTGATAGCACTGTAAGCTgcttcaaaattctcttttggaAGGTCAACCAGTCCTGAAAAGAATCAGAACCCACATTCAATAAGCAATGACGCTTTACAAAATAAGAAACTCCCACCtaaatcctttctttctctctctggaccACTCTGCTTAGTCTCCTAAGCGGTTTCCCTGTATCCACTCCCACCCCTCTTCAGTCCATTCTCtacaaagcagccagagagatatTTTAAACACGCAATCAGATCTCATCACTCCCATGCTTAAAGTGCTTCAGTGACTTCCCCAgtgcatttaaataaaatcaaatttctgATCAGGGTCTCTGCAGCCCTACAAAACCTACTGGCATCACCTAACCACACTCTTTCCCTCACTCACTATACTCCAGCCAGACTGGCCTGTTTGTTCCCTGAACAAGTCAAGCACTTTCTACCTCAAGACCTTGCTCTtgcagttccctctgcccagaatgctaTTCCCTGGGGGACTTTTTACCTGGCTGGGTACTTCTCATTCTTCAAGTCGGAGCTTAAATTCTGTCCTCTCAGAAAGGTTTTTCCTGACTAGTCTAACTAAAATAGATTtgtctgttatttttctgttgtagTACTCTTTTTATACTCCTTCATAGCACAATCACAATCTATAAttattgtaataatttaaaaaacctttttcaTTATCTGATTTCCTCACCAGACCAAAAGGGACCTTGTTTGTCTTGTTTGTCCTTGTATCCCAGAGCCTAACATAGTGTTTCACATAAATATgggatcaataaatatttgtggaatatacaaatgaaataatgaacaaatgaaccATATTTGGTATGATTACAAATCCATCTAGagattctacaaatattttaaataaaaaaacccTTCTCAAtctcaattcaataaatattacgGGAATAGCATGTGCAAGACACTGAGACCAGAACTATAAGGGACTCGGAAAATAAATACGACACAGATGTTGCCTTCAAGCAGCTTGCAGACTATCGTGAGAGCTGAGACCTGCACTTGAGTAACCGTAATATCAGGTGGAAAGTGATGaatgtctgaaattaaaattaaattaaatttcgAAGGTGTTATATGACACATGTAAATCCCTAGCACTTTGGAAAGCCTAGAGATTTTTCTATAATATGTTACAAatagcatttatatttattttttaataaattataattatatatatataaaattttatataattataattatataagaaTTACGTAGAGTCTTGGTAATTCTGAAAACAAGGACAATTATCGATATCTAGGTTTTGTCAATCACACTATTTCCAATTTATCTCATAAAGGCACAAACAGCTACGGCAAACGAAGTGACCCATTAAAACTGAACATCAGAGTTTCTTACACAAGTGTggcagctttaaaaatatttcttatgtaaATACGCACGAACATTACAAGTTTTTGAAAGCGTAAGCTTTTCCtgcaaatacaagaaaaaagcaagggaaagaaTACAATTTGTCCTTAACCATGGAAACCATTCAATCAAAAGGAAGATTACATTCACTAAAAACGCACAAGGGAACCAAGACGAGCGACACAAATCAATACTGCACGGATACCTGGGCGAAATGTCATCTTCATTTTAAGCAATGCTTCACTGCAATCTGCCAAAAGATACTTTGCCTTCCTATTATAGATTCGAACCACTCCCAAAAGAAGGTGTCCTGACGTTCGAAGTGCAATTTTCacctttcaataatttttaaagtattagaatattaaaaattagactCATAAACCCTGTtgtctgaaaattacaaaatcataagaatttcttctctttaaaagcaGACATTCTGTATTCTTAGTTAAAGTGAATCACTTAACTTTTACCTCACCTTGTAAAATGATTaccttcttttcttatttaatgaaaataatttaatgtgGCCTTTGAGCGAAGGATGCTATTACTGGTTTTATGGGAAGAATGTGAGCTCTGCAGTCGGGCTGACTTGGGTTCAAGCCTTGGATCAGCTGCTGAGGCTGAGTCACTTAACCTTCCTGAATTTCAATTTATTAATAATGGCTACAGTTTATTATCTGCTTATCTTGTGCCAGGAATTGTCCTAAAGCTTTTCATACCTTAATTTAATTTTGACGACAACCtctattttcagaagaaaaaactgagactcagataTGTTAAGTAATATGCCCAAAGTAACATAACTATTAAGTGATGGAGCAGaaactaaatttaaatttgacCAACTCTGAAAGTTCACGCTCTTAACCACCACACCTCACTGATGCTCAAAGCCCATCTCGgggagttgttgtgaagattaaataaactaaTGAACAGAgtctagcccagtgcctgacacgtGGTAGGTTTTCAATTAGaattcttccttctcccaagCAGAAAAATACTCAACCTATGAAAacgttaaaatattttaatgcaaattctAAAGCTCGTTATAGTGTTTTATAATGAACACAGTACTTTATTGCTTATGAAGTGTTTTCATATATAGTTTGATTTACACTCAATCTTCCTTCTTTCGTTCTACtctctccattcattcactcattatttttctaagaaacacTTATTTGGTCCCTACTATGGATACAGTATTTTATTAGGGAATAAGAAAAGATCACGAAATACGTATAAATTGTGGCCTTTCTCCTTCAGGGTCCAATCTATTTATGATAAACCTATGAAACAGTTAATTGCcaacatatatgtttatattttgataataaaCACGATAGGAATTAAAAGAGAAACCATTTGAGAAGTAAAACTTCCCCGGAAATGTATTCCATGACACAAATGcattttaattcctttcctttccacgAGTCATGGCACATACACACTACAATTTGAATCAACAGCATACCTTAGGGGAAAGAATTTTTTCAATGGTTATCTCTAGATTACACTCAAACACGTGGGCCTTCGTGAGTTTCTTCTCCCAGTGAGCTGCCAGCCATATTTTGGCCAAGGGCCCTCGCTTACTCATAAGCACATGCGTGTAGAACATGTCCCCGGAACTCCTCGGTTGTATCTAACGAACTGGAGAGAAcattaaaagatatttgaaatttGATTAGGAAAA
The Equus przewalskii isolate Varuska chromosome 21, EquPr2, whole genome shotgun sequence DNA segment above includes these coding regions:
- the RAD21L1 gene encoding double-strand-break repair protein rad21-like protein 1 isoform X3 — translated: MFYTHVLMSKRGPLAKIWLAAHWEKKLTKAHVFECNLEITIEKILSPKVKIALRTSGHLLLGVVRIYNRKAKYLLADCSEALLKMKMTFRPGLVDLPKENFEAAYSAITLPEEFHDFDTQNVNALDVSKYFTQNQSRPEEITLREDYGSDLLFQAGNFEEEPEILRRHSFFDDSVLLSSSGPLVEHSSGSLIGEKSLFYDSGDGFGDEGAAGEMIDNLLQDDQNILSEDMHLNREISLPPEPPATLVETDNPEYVCLSKTENMDETTLSHEEEGFTLDPIDASDIAEKRKVKKRKLLIDPVKEISSKIMHKQLTSFTDTLMVLELAPPTQRLMMWKKRGGVDTLLSTAAQDLTHIQLQMLFTKCLVSSGFKLGRKLIQKESVKEAVESDNIVETSIMEEPNSQQELSQTKTSKDVIDGSKCSSHEGSNKNINSEQDIMEMISSAAEESSLMNAILAKEIENCPVELESLENEQNIEAEKWNRRILRMLNSLRESNKMGMQYFSLMKLCRNSDRKQTAAKFYSFLVLKKQRAIELSQSAPYADIIATVGPMFHKM
- the RAD21L1 gene encoding double-strand-break repair protein rad21-like protein 1 isoform X2, which translates into the protein MFYTHVLMSKRGPLAKIWLAAHWEKKLTKAHVFECNLEITIEKILSPKVKIALRTSGHLLLGVVRIYNRKAKYLLADCSEALLKMKMTFRPGLVDLPKENFEAAYSAITLPEEFHDFDTQNVNALDVSKYFTQNQSRPEEITLREDYGSDLLFQAGNFEEEPEILRRHSFFDDSVLLSSSGPLVEHSSGSLIGEKSLFYDSGDGFGDEGAAGEMIDNLLQDDQNILSEDMHLNREISLPPEPPATLVVETDNPEYVCLSKTENMDETTLSHEEEGFTLDPIDASDIAEKRKVKKRKLLIDPVKEISSKIMHKQLTSFTDTLMVLELAPPTQRLMMWKKRGGVDTLLSTAAQDLTHIQLQMLFTKCLVSSGFKLGRKLIQKESVKEAVESDNIVETSIMEEPNSQQELSQTKTSKDVIDGSKCSSHEGSNKNINSEDIMEMISSAAEESSLMNAILAKEIENCPVELESLENEQNIEAEKWNRRILRMLNSLRESNKMGMQYFSLMKLCRNSDRKQTAAKFYSFLVLKKQRAIELSQSAPYADIIATVGPMFHKM
- the RAD21L1 gene encoding double-strand-break repair protein rad21-like protein 1 isoform X1; this translates as MFYTHVLMSKRGPLAKIWLAAHWEKKLTKAHVFECNLEITIEKILSPKVKIALRTSGHLLLGVVRIYNRKAKYLLADCSEALLKMKMTFRPGLVDLPKENFEAAYSAITLPEEFHDFDTQNVNALDVSKYFTQNQSRPEEITLREDYGSDLLFQAGNFEEEPEILRRHSFFDDSVLLSSSGPLVEHSSGSLIGEKSLFYDSGDGFGDEGAAGEMIDNLLQDDQNILSEDMHLNREISLPPEPPATLVVETDNPEYVCLSKTENMDETTLSHEEEGFTLDPIDASDIAEKRKVKKRKLLIDPVKEISSKIMHKQLTSFTDTLMVLELAPPTQRLMMWKKRGGVDTLLSTAAQDLTHIQLQMLFTKCLVSSGFKLGRKLIQKESVKEAVESDNIVETSIMEEPNSQQELSQTKTSKDVIDGSKCSSHEGSNKNINSEQDIMEMISSAAEESSLMNAILAKEIENCPVELESLENEQNIEAEKWNRRILRMLNSLRESNKMGMQYFSLMKLCRNSDRKQTAAKFYSFLVLKKQRAIELSQSAPYADIIATVGPMFHKM
- the RAD21L1 gene encoding double-strand-break repair protein rad21-like protein 1 isoform X4, with product MFYTHVLMSKRGPLAKIWLAAHWEKKLTKAHVFECNLEITIEKILSPKVKIALRTSGHLLLGVVRIYNRKAKYLLADCSEALLKMKMTFRPGLVDLPKENFEAAYSAITLPEEFHDFDTQNVNALDVSKYFTQNQSRPEEITLREDYGSDLLFQAGNFEEEPEILRRHSFFDDSVLLSSSGPLVEHSSGSLIGEKSLFYDSGDGFGDEGAAGEMIDNLLQDDQNILSEDMHLNREISLPPEPPATLVETDNPEYVCLSKTENMDETTLSHEEEGFTLDPIDASDIAEKRKVKKRKLLIDPVKEISSKIMHKQLTSFTDTLMVLELAPPTQRLMMWKKRGGVDTLLSTAAQDLTHIQLQMLFTKCLVSSGFKLGRKLIQKESVKEAVESDNIVETSIMEEPNSQQELSQTKTSKDVIDGSKCSSHEGSNKNINSEDIMEMISSAAEESSLMNAILAKEIENCPVELESLENEQNIEAEKWNRRILRMLNSLRESNKMGMQYFSLMKLCRNSDRKQTAAKFYSFLVLKKQRAIELSQSAPYADIIATVGPMFHKM